GATTAGCTCGCCTGTGCTGTATGAGGTATTGCCGTCAAACTGAAATTCGGAAATCGCACCATAAATGCCGCTTTGGTTTTTGATGGTTAAAACATCATCCGTGCCTTTAATGCGGATATGCCAAGTATCGCCATCCAGCAGGGGATTGGATACAAATTGGTTGCTGTCGGGCATGTCGGCAATACTGGTTTTGTCGTAACCTTTTTCAACGGTAATTTCAAGGTCGTTAAGGGTAATGCCGCCGGTAAATTTCACAACGTTGGCGTTTAGTCTGTGCAGGCTTGCTTCGCTATCAAAACCGAAGTTGTAGTCGAAAATGGTGTCGTGACCGTAACCTTTCCCGAAAACATAGGTATCGTTGTGTTCGCCGCCTTCCAGATAATCATTGCCTGCGCCGCCGTTGAGCAAATCGGCGCCTACATGGGCATAGAGTTTGTCGTTGCCGTTGCCGCCATAGAGTTTATCGTCGGAAGCAGGTTCGTTGCCGTAATAGGTTTCGCTGTGTTCGCGCAAGATGTCATCGCCGTCGTGGCCATAAAGGGTATCATGGCCGTCGTTGCCGCCGTCAATTTCATTGTTGCCTGCATTGCCATGCAAGATGTCATCGCCGTTTGTGCCGACAAATTTAATGGTTTCAGCCTTCAGCGCTTGGAAGGCTTGTTGGAACTGTGCGGCAGTGTAGGTTTGGTCGTTGAACTGGAAACGGTCGATGGAAATACTGCCATCAGCGCCGATTTGGTTTTGAATCAGGGCTGAACCTTGCTCCGAAGTAATTTCCCAGCTTTGGCTGCCGTCATCGTTATGAATGGCCTTCAGGTTGAGCTTGGTATTGTTCAGGCCGTCTGAAAACTTGAGGGTATTGATGCCTTGGTTGTCGATAATGGTATCGTTGTCGCCGTAGATATAGGTATCGTTTCCTGCGCCGCCTTTCAGAATGTCTTTACCCTTGCCACCCACTAAAATGTCGTCGCCTGCATCACCGTTGATGACATCGTTACCGTCGCCGCCATCCAGATAATCGTTGCCGTCGCCGCCGTTGAGGTTGTCGTTGCCACCCATGCCGTAAACGGTATCATCACCGCGTCCGCTATTGAGGCGGTTGCGGCCTTCGTTACCGGTCAGAATGTTATTGCTGTTGTTGCCGGCGGCAAAAATATTGGCCGAGCCGGTCAAGGTAACATTTTCGACGTGGGTAGCGGCAGTATGAGAAATGCTGCTGAATACGGTGTCTTCGCCGCCGCCAGCCTGTTCGATCACCACGTCTTTTACATCATCAACGTAGTAAGTATCATTGCCGTCCCCACCTTCCATAATGTCGGCACCGGCTTTGCCGTCGATAATATCATCGCCGGATGTGCCGATCAGATGGTCATGGCCGTCGCTGCCATTGATGGTCTTGCCGCTTTCGGTATGCTCAGTCAGGGAAATATTGAAATATTTGGCAAAGCTGTTTACATCCAGTTTTTGTGTGCCAATGATGAATTGGGAAATTGCCGGTGTTGTACCGTTTTGAGTGTATTGGTTTTTGATGGTTAACACGGCGTTGCTGTTTTTCACGGCAATCAGCCAGTCTTGACTGCCGGTTTCGTTGTTTCGGACTTCGACGGTTAAATCGTTAAGGCTCAGGTCGGTATGGAAGCGGATGCTGTTGTGGCCTTGATTGTCGATGATGATGTCTTGCTCGCTTTTGGCAGAGAAAAGGTAGGTGTCGTCGCCTTCGCCACCTTCAAGCACATCATTGCCTGCTTCGCCGTTGAGGGTGTCATTGCCTGTTTCACCGAAAAGATGGTCGTTGCCTTCGCCGCCATTAATAAAATCGTTGCCACCGCCACCGTAAACGACGTCGTCACCGCGCCCGCTGTTGAGGCGGTTGCGGCCTTCATTGCCGATGAGGATATTGTTACTGTTGTTGCCTGCGCCGAAGATGTTGGCTGTACCGGTCAAAACAAGGTTCTCAACGTGGTTTGGAAGGGTATAGCTGACGTTGCTGTAAACCGTATCATCTCCGCCATTTGGGTTTTCAATGATTTTATCGTCGCTACGGGTTACATAATAAACGTCATCTCCCGATGTGCCTGTTGTTGCTTGTGCAAGGGGGGATGGCTGCAATTGCTCTAAATGTCGTAATTCAAATTGCGCATTGGGGGCGCGCATTGCTTTTTCTATTGTCATGATATTTTCTTTAGATATTGATGAGAGTAACAAGGAAGTAAACGTATCCGGCATATGGCCGGTATTGCTTAATTTGTATTGTGTTTAGGCTGTATATACTAGTGCCGAAAT
Above is a genomic segment from Neisseria subflava containing:
- a CDS encoding calcium-binding protein, translated to MTIEKAMRAPNAQFELRHLEQLQPSPLAQATTGTSGDDVYYVTRSDDKIIENPNGGDDTVYSNVSYTLPNHVENLVLTGTANIFGAGNNSNNILIGNEGRNRLNSGRGDDVVYGGGGNDFINGGEGNDHLFGETGNDTLNGEAGNDVLEGGEGDDTYLFSAKSEQDIIIDNQGHNSIRFHTDLSLNDLTVEVRNNETGSQDWLIAVKNSNAVLTIKNQYTQNGTTPAISQFIIGTQKLDVNSFAKYFNISLTEHTESGKTINGSDGHDHLIGTSGDDIIDGKAGADIMEGGDGNDTYYVDDVKDVVIEQAGGGEDTVFSSISHTAATHVENVTLTGSANIFAAGNNSNNILTGNEGRNRLNSGRGDDTVYGMGGNDNLNGGDGNDYLDGGDGNDVINGDAGDDILVGGKGKDILKGGAGNDTYIYGDNDTIIDNQGINTLKFSDGLNNTKLNLKAIHNDDGSQSWEITSEQGSALIQNQIGADGSISIDRFQFNDQTYTAAQFQQAFQALKAETIKFVGTNGDDILHGNAGNNEIDGGNDGHDTLYGHDGDDILREHSETYYGNEPASDDKLYGGNGNDKLYAHVGADLLNGGAGNDYLEGGEHNDTYVFGKGYGHDTIFDYNFGFDSEASLHRLNANVVKFTGGITLNDLEITVEKGYDKTSIADMPDSNQFVSNPLLDGDTWHIRIKGTDDVLTIKNQSGIYGAISEFQFDGNTSYSTGELINHFKLSIPHMIGNTNIVQYTGQPVEELNRDVYNNFNHTIHADSDNSDLDLSRYTSVVEYRGNRSDETITLGRGINIVDTAGGNDTITDPGADNTVIMFGRNSGNDTFNPYGGSNTQVLFKEGLTLKDLQLKTGDDWVLTIKDTGDTLTIHDIANNNVDSFVFGNGKSYTADEISKALITENTQNNGIL